In Labilibaculum sp. DW002, one DNA window encodes the following:
- a CDS encoding RNA-binding S4 domain-containing protein — translation MDNKVRIDKWMWAVRIFKTRSMAAEACKKGKVTIGGVTIKPSREIKINDQIEVKVPPITRSYLVTAISSKRMGAKLAVDFVKDVTAQDQLDLLVATKVYGFEARDRGTGRPTKLDRRLIDKLKE, via the coding sequence ATGGACAATAAAGTTAGAATTGACAAGTGGATGTGGGCTGTACGTATTTTCAAAACGAGAAGTATGGCAGCTGAAGCCTGTAAAAAAGGGAAAGTTACAATAGGCGGTGTTACTATAAAACCATCTCGTGAAATAAAAATAAACGATCAGATTGAGGTCAAAGTTCCTCCAATTACTCGTAGTTATTTGGTAACGGCCATATCCAGCAAACGAATGGGAGCAAAACTTGCAGTCGATTTTGTAAAAGATGTAACTGCTCAGGATCAACTTGACCTTTTAGTGGCGACTAAAGTTTATGGATTTGAAGCTCGCGATAGGGGAACTGGTCGCCCTACCAAACTAGACCGAAGATTAATTGATAAGTTGAAAGAGTAA
- a CDS encoding DUF4924 family protein codes for MIIAQEKRKTNLAEYILYMWQVEDIIRAYQFDITKIEENIIKQFQQPAEVHAEIKEWYENLIEMMKIEKIEEKGHLQIIKNNINELYDYHVFLLTKGKDAAYNNHYQQALGNITEFREKSKASQENNDIELCLTALYGILMLRLQKKEVSKDTLAAVSSFSEMIATLTAKYKAFEEDKD; via the coding sequence ATGATTATTGCACAAGAAAAAAGAAAAACCAATTTAGCTGAATACATCCTTTATATGTGGCAAGTTGAGGATATCATTAGAGCTTATCAGTTTGACATTACTAAAATTGAAGAGAATATCATCAAACAATTTCAACAACCTGCTGAGGTTCATGCTGAAATTAAAGAGTGGTACGAAAATTTAATTGAAATGATGAAGATTGAGAAGATCGAAGAAAAAGGTCATCTACAAATCATCAAAAATAATATCAACGAGCTTTACGACTATCATGTTTTTCTACTAACAAAAGGAAAAGATGCTGCCTACAATAACCACTACCAACAAGCTCTTGGAAATATTACTGAATTTCGCGAAAAATCGAAAGCTTCTCAAGAAAACAATGACATAGAACTTTGCCTGACAGCTCTTTATGGTATTTTAATGCTTCGTTTGCAGAAAAAAGAAGTTTCTAAAGATACACTTGCAGCCGTTAGCTCATTTAGCGAAATGATTGCAACACTTACTGCAAAATATAAAGCTTTCGAAGAAGATAAGGACTAA
- a CDS encoding DMT family transporter, giving the protein MSLNSKYSNWLLLLVVSFIWGSPYILREIALKSFTHSQVAAFQVFLSFILFLPLIFKNFKKLNKENIGPLLLSGIAGNIGPSFFFAKAQTLINSSLAGMLNAMLPSITLLLAILFFKSKTNKKVFGGILLGLAGTLVLSFSGESHGASYFWGVFYVFMAILSVAISINIVSFSLPKLNGTEIASLAFLFVGPMAACFLLFTDLSAPLASETVSKSALMLGLLAILTFGGVIFYNQLIKKSSHVFAASIAYIIPIVAIFWGIVIGGDQVSIAQIASILIILVGVHLTHR; this is encoded by the coding sequence ATGAGTCTAAACAGTAAATACAGTAATTGGCTATTACTACTTGTAGTTTCTTTCATATGGGGAAGCCCATATATTCTAAGAGAAATTGCTCTCAAAAGTTTTACTCACAGCCAAGTTGCTGCATTTCAGGTTTTCTTATCATTCATATTATTCTTGCCACTAATCTTCAAGAATTTCAAAAAGCTAAACAAAGAAAACATTGGACCATTATTGCTTTCAGGTATAGCTGGTAATATCGGTCCATCATTCTTCTTTGCCAAGGCACAAACATTAATCAATTCTTCATTAGCAGGTATGTTAAATGCCATGCTACCAAGTATTACTCTACTTCTTGCCATTCTTTTTTTCAAATCTAAAACCAACAAAAAAGTATTTGGAGGAATTCTTTTAGGTTTAGCAGGAACACTCGTATTGAGTTTCTCAGGGGAATCGCATGGAGCATCTTATTTTTGGGGTGTTTTTTATGTGTTTATGGCCATATTATCTGTCGCCATCAGCATCAATATCGTAAGTTTCTCTTTGCCCAAACTTAACGGTACCGAAATTGCCTCTCTTGCCTTTTTGTTCGTAGGACCAATGGCTGCTTGCTTTTTACTTTTTACCGATTTAAGTGCACCATTAGCATCCGAAACAGTCTCTAAAAGTGCTCTGATGCTTGGTTTGCTAGCAATTTTAACTTTTGGTGGTGTAATCTTCTACAATCAACTCATCAAAAAATCCTCACATGTATTCGCTGCTTCCATTGCTTATATCATCCCGATTGTGGCTATTTTCTGGGGAATTGTTATTGGCGGCGATCAAGTTTCAATTGCACAAATTGCATCAATATTAATTATCTTAGTCGGAGTACATCTAACGCACCGATAA
- the lnt gene encoding apolipoprotein N-acyltransferase, producing MNKNILLAISSGLLLGLPFCIPSLFFLIFFAWIPLLWLEEKTINHHNPYLLFNYTFLSFLIWNTLAYWWVGEAQIVGLLFILLINSLLLALIFWLVSRTRKSLRISILFPFLIIWLGFEYFATWWDLAWPWLNLGNAFASSPKWIQWYDITGTRGGSLWIILINYSLFKIYRESTGFQYSRIVISILLIALPLLWSSIRMNNNEESFGSKSFALIQPNLNPYTEKFVAENEERFFADFLKTADSICSAQHPDFLFGPETTILQSIDESNPNQSIYYAQLLDLKKKYPNTSILLGVHSNIGSKSFNSALFLTDTTIPQFYHKTKLVPLFERVPFDKYLRFLKDCSIEIGGYKGTYSNENDIDYFSSDSLAIIPVVCFESIFGDYCAQRVPTIAGFQCMITNDGWWKSTPGYQHHFNFSRIRAIESRREYIRVANNGISAHISAKGTIIAKTSWWKRSVLTGKVNLLKEHTFYSQHGDYIGRVCLFIASLLLIFVKIRVTTQSKTKR from the coding sequence GTGAATAAAAACATCCTCCTTGCCATTTCTTCAGGATTACTATTGGGATTGCCATTTTGCATTCCCTCACTCTTTTTTCTGATCTTTTTTGCATGGATTCCACTTCTTTGGCTCGAAGAAAAAACAATTAATCATCACAATCCTTACTTATTATTCAATTATACCTTTCTAAGCTTTTTAATTTGGAATACTTTGGCCTATTGGTGGGTTGGCGAGGCTCAAATAGTAGGCCTACTCTTTATCCTTCTCATCAATTCTCTTTTGCTTGCGCTGATTTTTTGGTTGGTTAGCAGAACGAGAAAATCACTTAGAATATCCATTCTATTTCCCTTCCTTATTATTTGGCTTGGATTTGAATATTTTGCCACCTGGTGGGATTTGGCTTGGCCATGGCTCAACCTAGGAAATGCCTTTGCTTCATCGCCAAAATGGATACAATGGTACGATATTACAGGTACTCGTGGTGGCAGCTTATGGATTATCCTCATCAACTACAGCCTGTTTAAAATCTATCGAGAATCAACCGGTTTCCAATACTCTCGAATAGTCATTTCAATACTTTTAATTGCATTACCACTTCTTTGGTCATCAATTCGAATGAATAATAATGAAGAAAGTTTTGGCAGCAAAAGTTTCGCACTTATTCAACCCAATCTTAATCCGTACACGGAAAAATTTGTAGCCGAAAATGAAGAACGATTTTTTGCTGATTTTCTAAAAACAGCCGATTCGATTTGTTCAGCTCAACATCCCGATTTCTTATTTGGTCCCGAAACTACGATTCTCCAATCTATTGATGAAAGCAATCCAAACCAATCTATTTATTACGCACAACTTCTTGATTTAAAAAAGAAATATCCCAATACTAGCATTCTATTAGGCGTACACAGCAATATCGGATCAAAATCTTTCAATTCAGCTCTATTTCTAACTGATACCACTATTCCTCAGTTTTATCACAAAACAAAATTAGTTCCCTTGTTCGAGAGAGTTCCCTTTGACAAATATCTTCGCTTTTTAAAAGATTGTTCCATTGAAATTGGTGGTTACAAAGGAACCTATAGCAATGAGAATGATATTGATTATTTCTCATCTGATTCTCTTGCAATAATACCAGTAGTTTGTTTCGAATCAATATTTGGTGATTATTGTGCACAAAGGGTTCCTACCATAGCTGGATTTCAATGCATGATTACCAATGATGGTTGGTGGAAATCTACACCAGGATATCAGCACCATTTCAATTTTAGCCGTATTAGAGCAATCGAAAGTAGACGAGAGTATATTCGGGTAGCAAATAATGGAATTTCTGCTCACATTAGTGCAAAAGGCACAATTATTGCTAAAACAAGTTGGTGGAAAAGATCTGTGTTAACTGGCAAAGTAAATTTACTAAAGGAGCATACGTTTTATTCTCAGCATGGAGATTATATCGGTCGTGTTTGCCTCTTTATTGCAAGTCTTTTATTAATCTTTGTTAAAATTCGTGTTACAACACAATCTAAAACTAAAAGATAG